The following coding sequences are from one Rhinoraja longicauda isolate Sanriku21f chromosome 7, sRhiLon1.1, whole genome shotgun sequence window:
- the LOC144595472 gene encoding mid1-interacting protein 1A-like — protein sequence MQFLVAQQQNNFLVTALTKYSSAVNNMEQTIMLPSLLQDIPTEEHNETKDAEGGPHNMYECYNLLKSIKNTVESSMLPSDDWKRKINSASENEDEANLEKLLYTHVKGLCMVLNRLTDKANTLTSRYKGRIGTYF from the coding sequence ATGCAGTTCCTAGTTGCTCAACAGCAAAATAATTTCCTAGTTACTGCTTTGACCAAGTATTCTTCTGCAGTGAATAATATGGAGCAAACAATCATGCTACCCAGCCTCCTTCAAGACATCCCTACGGAGGAGCACAACGAAACTAAAGATGCTGAAGGCGGTCCCCATAATATGTACGAATGCTACAACCTGCTGAAATCCATCAAAAACACCGTGGAAAGCAGCATGCTGCCATCTGACGACTGGAAACGGAAAATCAACAGTGCCTCAGAAAATGAAGACGAGGCAAATTTGGAGAAACTTCTCTATACCCACGTGAAGGGCCTCTGTATGGTGTTGAATAGATTGACGGACAAAGCCAACACATTGACAAGTAGATACAAGGGCAGGATTGGAACTTATTTTTGA